The following coding sequences are from one Thunnus maccoyii chromosome 17, fThuMac1.1, whole genome shotgun sequence window:
- the LOC121882262 gene encoding putative protein TPRXL isoform X4 translates to MLRRCTLVTDMEEDEGFSDITVPGLEVLQVPASPTPGFCTITSGLGSLADNTSSLASSVSTLAITTSSMAPGTSSLGSGTSTTAPSRSTLVPGTSDMTPSTSTLVPGTSTLIPAVVLPVSAVQGTNPQASAPITTVEAGATPKRPYRRTVEANTCKRCGQFCTGRSQYSASTMAECSALNLNFFQKTNGWRK, encoded by the exons ATGTTGAGAAG GTGTACCCTAGTAACTGACATGGAGGAAGATGAGGGCTTCTCTGATATCACAGTGCCGGGCCTGGAGGTCCTTCAGGTTCCAGCCTCTCCAACTCCTGGTTTCTGCACCATTACATCTGGTCTTGGTTCGCTGGCTGACAATACATCCAGTCTTGCCTCCAGCGTCTCCACCCTGGCGATCACCACATCTTCCATGGCTCCTGGCACATCCAGTCTGGGCTCTGGCACATCCACCACAGCTCCCAGCAGATCCACCCTGGTTCCCGGCACATCTGATATGACTCCCAGCACATCCACCCTGGTTCCTGGCACATCCACCCTAATACCAGCAGTAGTCCTTCCTGTGTCAGCAGTTCAGGGCACCAACCCACAAGCCAGTGCGCCTATCACCACAGTGGAAGCTGGAGCAACTCCAAAGAGGCCATATAGGCGAACTGTAGAAGCAAACACATGTAAAAGGTGTGGCCAGTTCTGCACTGGACGCAGCCAGTACTCTGCCAGTACCATGGCAGAGTGTAGTGCCCTCAATCTGAATTTCTTCCAAAAGACCAATGGTtggaggaaatga
- the LOC121882262 gene encoding putative protein TPRXL isoform X2, with protein MSICTCKQDHTKCTLVTDMEEDEGFSDITVPGLEVLQVPASPTPGFCTITSGLGSLADNTSSLASSVSTLAITTSSMAPGTSSLGSGTSTTAPSRSTLVPGTSDMTPSTSTLVPGTSTLIPAVVLPVSAVQGTNPQASAPITTVEAGATPKRPYRRTVEANTCKRCGQFCTGRSQYSASTMAECSALNLNFFQKTNGWRK; from the exons ATGAGCATCTGCACCTGCAAACAAGACCATACAAA GTGTACCCTAGTAACTGACATGGAGGAAGATGAGGGCTTCTCTGATATCACAGTGCCGGGCCTGGAGGTCCTTCAGGTTCCAGCCTCTCCAACTCCTGGTTTCTGCACCATTACATCTGGTCTTGGTTCGCTGGCTGACAATACATCCAGTCTTGCCTCCAGCGTCTCCACCCTGGCGATCACCACATCTTCCATGGCTCCTGGCACATCCAGTCTGGGCTCTGGCACATCCACCACAGCTCCCAGCAGATCCACCCTGGTTCCCGGCACATCTGATATGACTCCCAGCACATCCACCCTGGTTCCTGGCACATCCACCCTAATACCAGCAGTAGTCCTTCCTGTGTCAGCAGTTCAGGGCACCAACCCACAAGCCAGTGCGCCTATCACCACAGTGGAAGCTGGAGCAACTCCAAAGAGGCCATATAGGCGAACTGTAGAAGCAAACACATGTAAAAGGTGTGGCCAGTTCTGCACTGGACGCAGCCAGTACTCTGCCAGTACCATGGCAGAGTGTAGTGCCCTCAATCTGAATTTCTTCCAAAAGACCAATGGTtggaggaaatga
- the sox7 gene encoding transcription factor SOX-7, which yields MAALISAYSSWPESFECPPGDGDVPDGHGPHRTPVDKAPEPRIRRPMNAFMVWAKDERKRLAVQNPDLHNAELSKMLGKSWKALTPPQKRPYVEEAERLRVQHMQDYPNYKYRPRRKKQLKRICKRVDPGFLLSGLAPDQNALPDQRALCHSLDKDEGSSNGVGGGFSSPSPALPSVRSFRDPAGSNSSFDTYPYGLPTPPEMSPLDAMDHEHVPPSYYSTSGSSSVSCSPDEHHQNGMGSPPPYHTDYTQTQIHCGGAHIGHIPHMSQTGGSSGGLIPGPPLSYYSTSSFPQIHHGLHQGHLGQLSPPPETQGHLETLDQLSQAELLGEVDRNEFDQYLNSTGTGFHPEHGSSMTVTGHIQVASAATASATACPSSTTETSLISVLADATAAYYNNYGIS from the exons ATGGCAGCCCTCATCAGCGCGTACTCGTCGTGGCCGGAGTCCTTCGAGTGTCCTCCAGGAGACGGGGACGTGCCCGATGGACACGGCCCGCACAGGACCCCCGTGGACAAGGCGCCGGAGCCGCGGATCAGACGGCCCATGAATGCGTTCATGGTCTGGGCCAAAGATGAGCGCAAACGGCTGGCGGTTCAAAATCCAGATCTGCACAATGCCGAACTCAGCAAGATGTTGG GCAAGTCATGGAAGGCCCTGACTCCCCCTCAGAAGAGGCCCTATGTGGAGGAAGCAGAGAGGCTTCGGGTGCAGCACATGCAGGACTACCCCAACTATAAGTACCGTCCTCGCCGGAAGAAACAGCTGAAACGCATCTGCAAGCGCGTGGACCCTGGCTTCCTCCTGAGCGGACTGGCTCCTGATCAGAATGCCCTGCCTGACCAACGGGCCCTCTGTCATTCCCTTGACAAAGACGAGGGCAGCTCTAATGGTGTGGGCGGTGGCTTTTCCAGCCCCAGCCCTGCTCTGCCCAGCGTCCGAAGCTTCAGAGACCCTGCCGGCTCCAACAGCAGCTTCGACACCTACCCCTACGGCCTGCCCACTCCTCCTGAGATGTCCCCCTTAGATGCCATGGACCACGAGCATGTACCCCCCTCTTATTACTCCACGTCTGGAAGTTCCTCCGTCTCCTGCTCCCCAGATGAGCACCACCAGAATGGCATGGGCAGCCCGCCCCCTTACCACACTGACTACACTCAGACCCAAATCCACTGTGGGGGCGCACACATAGGTCACATCCCTCACATGTCCCAAACTGGTGGCAGCAGCGGAGGACTGATCCCCGGCCCTCCTCTGTCTTACTACAGTACCTCATCTTTCCCCCAGATTCACCATGGGCTCCACCAGGGCCATCTGGGTCAACTGTCCCCCCCACCAGAGACACAGGGTCACCTGGAGACTCTAGACCAGCTGAGCCAGGCTGAACTACTGGGTGAGGTGGACCGCAATGAGTTTGACCAGTACCTGAACTCCACCGGGACCGGGTTCCACCCTGAGCATGGCAGCAGCATGACTGTTACGGGACACATCCAGGTGGCGTCTGCCGCCACTGCTTCTGCCACAGCGTGTCCCAGTAGCACCACAGAAACCAGCCTCATCTCCGTGCTGGCGGACGCAACGGCGGCCTACTACAACAACTATGGCATCTCGTAA
- the LOC121882262 gene encoding putative protein TPRXL isoform X5 encodes MCTLVTDMEEDEGFSDITVPGLEVLQVPASPTPGFCTITSGLGSLADNTSSLASSVSTLAITTSSMAPGTSSLGSGTSTTAPSRSTLVPGTSDMTPSTSTLVPGTSTLIPAVVLPVSAVQGTNPQASAPITTVEAGATPKRPYRRTVEANTCKRCGQFCTGRSQYSASTMAECSALNLNFFQKTNGWRK; translated from the exons AT GTGTACCCTAGTAACTGACATGGAGGAAGATGAGGGCTTCTCTGATATCACAGTGCCGGGCCTGGAGGTCCTTCAGGTTCCAGCCTCTCCAACTCCTGGTTTCTGCACCATTACATCTGGTCTTGGTTCGCTGGCTGACAATACATCCAGTCTTGCCTCCAGCGTCTCCACCCTGGCGATCACCACATCTTCCATGGCTCCTGGCACATCCAGTCTGGGCTCTGGCACATCCACCACAGCTCCCAGCAGATCCACCCTGGTTCCCGGCACATCTGATATGACTCCCAGCACATCCACCCTGGTTCCTGGCACATCCACCCTAATACCAGCAGTAGTCCTTCCTGTGTCAGCAGTTCAGGGCACCAACCCACAAGCCAGTGCGCCTATCACCACAGTGGAAGCTGGAGCAACTCCAAAGAGGCCATATAGGCGAACTGTAGAAGCAAACACATGTAAAAGGTGTGGCCAGTTCTGCACTGGACGCAGCCAGTACTCTGCCAGTACCATGGCAGAGTGTAGTGCCCTCAATCTGAATTTCTTCCAAAAGACCAATGGTtggaggaaatga
- the LOC121882262 gene encoding putative protein TPRXL isoform X3 has protein sequence MLLKSTQITWCTLVTDMEEDEGFSDITVPGLEVLQVPASPTPGFCTITSGLGSLADNTSSLASSVSTLAITTSSMAPGTSSLGSGTSTTAPSRSTLVPGTSDMTPSTSTLVPGTSTLIPAVVLPVSAVQGTNPQASAPITTVEAGATPKRPYRRTVEANTCKRCGQFCTGRSQYSASTMAECSALNLNFFQKTNGWRK, from the exons ATGTTGCTCAAATCTACTCAAATAACATG GTGTACCCTAGTAACTGACATGGAGGAAGATGAGGGCTTCTCTGATATCACAGTGCCGGGCCTGGAGGTCCTTCAGGTTCCAGCCTCTCCAACTCCTGGTTTCTGCACCATTACATCTGGTCTTGGTTCGCTGGCTGACAATACATCCAGTCTTGCCTCCAGCGTCTCCACCCTGGCGATCACCACATCTTCCATGGCTCCTGGCACATCCAGTCTGGGCTCTGGCACATCCACCACAGCTCCCAGCAGATCCACCCTGGTTCCCGGCACATCTGATATGACTCCCAGCACATCCACCCTGGTTCCTGGCACATCCACCCTAATACCAGCAGTAGTCCTTCCTGTGTCAGCAGTTCAGGGCACCAACCCACAAGCCAGTGCGCCTATCACCACAGTGGAAGCTGGAGCAACTCCAAAGAGGCCATATAGGCGAACTGTAGAAGCAAACACATGTAAAAGGTGTGGCCAGTTCTGCACTGGACGCAGCCAGTACTCTGCCAGTACCATGGCAGAGTGTAGTGCCCTCAATCTGAATTTCTTCCAAAAGACCAATGGTtggaggaaatga
- the LOC121882262 gene encoding putative protein TPRXL isoform X1: MQLLHNRKGLQKCTLVTDMEEDEGFSDITVPGLEVLQVPASPTPGFCTITSGLGSLADNTSSLASSVSTLAITTSSMAPGTSSLGSGTSTTAPSRSTLVPGTSDMTPSTSTLVPGTSTLIPAVVLPVSAVQGTNPQASAPITTVEAGATPKRPYRRTVEANTCKRCGQFCTGRSQYSASTMAECSALNLNFFQKTNGWRK; this comes from the exons atgcaACTTCTGCACAACAGAAAAGGACtgcaaaa GTGTACCCTAGTAACTGACATGGAGGAAGATGAGGGCTTCTCTGATATCACAGTGCCGGGCCTGGAGGTCCTTCAGGTTCCAGCCTCTCCAACTCCTGGTTTCTGCACCATTACATCTGGTCTTGGTTCGCTGGCTGACAATACATCCAGTCTTGCCTCCAGCGTCTCCACCCTGGCGATCACCACATCTTCCATGGCTCCTGGCACATCCAGTCTGGGCTCTGGCACATCCACCACAGCTCCCAGCAGATCCACCCTGGTTCCCGGCACATCTGATATGACTCCCAGCACATCCACCCTGGTTCCTGGCACATCCACCCTAATACCAGCAGTAGTCCTTCCTGTGTCAGCAGTTCAGGGCACCAACCCACAAGCCAGTGCGCCTATCACCACAGTGGAAGCTGGAGCAACTCCAAAGAGGCCATATAGGCGAACTGTAGAAGCAAACACATGTAAAAGGTGTGGCCAGTTCTGCACTGGACGCAGCCAGTACTCTGCCAGTACCATGGCAGAGTGTAGTGCCCTCAATCTGAATTTCTTCCAAAAGACCAATGGTtggaggaaatga